A segment of the Lepus europaeus isolate LE1 chromosome X, mLepTim1.pri, whole genome shotgun sequence genome:
TTGTTtcaggtttttctctttttttttttttttaatttttgacaggcagagtggacagtagagggagacagagagaaaggtcttccttttgctgttggttcaccctccaatggccgccgcggtagcgcgctgcggccggcgcaccgcgctgatccgatggcaggagccaggtgcttatcctggtctcccatggggtgcagggcccaagcacttgggccatcctccactgcactccctggccacagcagagagctggcctggaagaggggcaaccgggacaggatcggtgccccgaccgggactagaacccggtgtgccggcgccgcaaggcggaggattagcctagtgagccgcggcgccggcggtttTTCTCTTCTTATTCCCCTCCTTTTGTATATCTTATTAAATTTCTGTTTTGGAATACCGAAAGTTGAAGGAACATTGAAACTTTGAATACTGTGGAAGGCAAACACTCCCTGGCCAGAATAGGCATTCTTAGCCAGCTTGAGGTGGGGATTGGAGAAGGCTGACACCTGCAAATGAGGAGTTCAAATAGCAGGACAGGATAACTTCTGGTCTTCTCTGGTATGTGGTCAACATGATCAACCCTAAGGCCATATGGTAAGGCAGAGTTACTAGTCCATGTTCATATGGCAGCATTATAGTCAGAACACCAAGAACAAAATGGGTGGAAAGGAGGCCGAGAAATTTCATACCAAGGGGGTGgatactgtggtacagcaggttaagctgccacttgtgacactgacaccctgtattagagtgccagttcaagtcctggctgttccacttccaatacagcttcctgctagtgcaactgggaaggcaagggggaaatggtccaagtatttgggttcctgtaaTGCAGATGgggaatctggatggagtttctggttcttggctttagcctggtccagtcttgggTGTTGGGAGCATTTGCTGGctcgcctctctctgtcactctgtcattcaaatgaatgcataagtaaataaataaataaatacttttgaaaaagaaatatcttgttAAGTGAAAAGGCATATTtgaattatacttcaataaagcaATGACAAAAAAGATGACCAGAGAATTCTGTGTTTGGACAAGGTACCCTTGTCTGGGAAAATAAGAAAcaccttctttttttgttgttttcagatAACTGGCCACTTTGGAGACACCATGGTATGCATTTTGTTAGGGATGCATTGCATAATGGAACAGTACCTGTGCACTTGGTGCCAATCAGTGAAGTCAATGCTTCTGTAGACGGAGAGGAAAGGGTGGAGTCCATCCAGGTTgtctcaaaagaggaaaaaactaATGGAGACACAGTCAGTATAGAATTATGTGTCTCTCCAGTGGATATGAGTGAAAATGAGGATCCAGTAGCAGCAAAAATAGCAGTGGTTACATTTATTGGGGAGTCCGGTGTGGGCTTAGAAAAAATTGAAGTACGGGATGCTGATGCAGCTGGTATTCTGCTCCATGCAGATGTTATTGTGGGGCTAGGCAAATGcatggaatcaaaagataggGGGTAGTCAGTTGTAGAAGGTGATATCCTCATTGTACTAAAGAATGGAGATTGGGACAAAGTCCTGTGATCAGCACTCACAGTAGTTCTGGGCAATGCCTCTGGGGATGTAGAAATGCATACACTGTCATCTGTGAATTTTGTAGACATAGGGAGAAAAATTGGGACACTAGTGGTGATATCATCCATTGTATGTGTAGGAGTGGTCTTGCTGAGTAATATGCTTTTAGTAACAAAGGGTAATGTTGTAAAGTTGGCGAATGGGTGTGCTGGTATCATGTCAGAAGTCCTAAATGTGGATTTTGAGCCCTCCACTGTAGTGGAAGTTATAACATGAGGAGCATTAGATACAGTTGTCAGAGGGGGACCTGAAGGAAAACTAGGTAAGATACAAGTCAGCACAGGTGTAGTGACCTTTGTGATTATAGATCTTGAAGTGGCATCAGAAGAACTTGAAGAGAATGTGGTCCTAGGAGTTCCAGATGTGATTGTTTTCTCAAATGTGTTCTTAATATCAGCCAAAGTGGTAGGGTTAGTTCTTGAAGATGTTGATAATGAAGGGCCCCCAGAAAGCCCAAAGGTAGGAAAAATTTCTAATATAAGAATTGATGGTACCGTCCTAACATCTCTAAATACTGGGTCCATTTGAGAGGCTGTGAATGTTGACAAAGACCCAGAAGCAAGGGATAGAGGCTCTGTTTCCACCTTATTGGTTGTAGCGGCATAAGTAGTAGTGGAAACTGGAAACTGAAAATCTTTTGTTGTGAGTGTGTTCCACAAAGTCATAGGAAGAGACTGGGTGTTATTAGATGTAATTattattcccagaagtggaagtTCAACCATTTCTGATgttagaagagaaaaaatatttgtaatagaGAACTCGGTCTCAGTACTATGAGGTGAGTAAGAAAATGATGCCCAAGAGGATGGAGTTGCACTGGATGGAATCCATGGAGGGTATGAAACAGGGATGTTCACAGATGTAGCACTTTTTGGTAGTTCAGCTGTGAAAGTATTTTCTAACAAAGAATTCATCTTTCCTGTAGTATAGGTGGcaccttttatattttttgtgggTCCAGGAGTGTTCTTAAAGCTAGTCAAAGATGGGGAAGGTGGGGAAACCTGAAAGTTCAAGGAAGTATGAAGATTATCTGAAGGAGTAGGTGAAAGTACACTTTCAAGGACAGCCATTGTGGAATAAGTACTTCGCTGAGCTGTTATTCTACCATTGCTTAGAGTGGATAGGGAGCTGTTAGCAATTCCAGGTAACATGCCTGCTGTTGCAGCCTCATCTGTTGGTGATGATTGTTGGGTTGTTGATTGAAGTGGTGAAAATTTGGTCTTTGGAATTGAGGAAATAGCTTCCGTGTTCTTATAACTGAGTAAAGAGGAGGCAGTGATGTCTACAAATGGAGTCACTATCTCAGTCACAGTAGACATTGGAATAGTTTTCACAGAGGGGAAATTTGGCTCTGTTGAAAAGGAAAGGAATTCAGCTGTTATCCTGGAAGATACCTCTGTTGTTTCTGAAGCAGTGAAAGCAGAGGAAGTCATTGTACTTTTTGAAGTTGGTCCAGCATAAGCCAGAGGTGTGACATCCAATGCAGATGTTTGTATTGTCATTGTAGTACTAGGGGTAATTGAAGACAATAATATAGAGGATGATCCAGCTGATGAGGAAGTATCAGAAGAAACTGTTGTAGATGAGAAAGTAGAGTCATTAACTGACACTGAGGGCATCTCAGACATAGGCCCAGAAGTGTCTATAGAGGAACTTTTCAAACAACCTGTGTGTGTTGTTTTAGAAGACTTAGTCATTAACATGTCAGTGGTGCAAGAAACCTGTTTGGAGGTCAGGAAAGTGATATTAACTGGCAATGAGGACATCTGGTAAATAGGATTGGATGTTGTCTTAGAGGCCTTTCCAAGAAGTGTTGTAGGTACATTTGGAATGGAAAGGGCTGAAGAGGTCCCATCAGTAGTGATCACTGTAAAGTTGGCATTAGAAACTCTAGTAGTGGAAGGAGACAAAGGCTTGGGAAAAGTATGTGTGCTTTCAGAAATGGAAGGAGCAACTGAAATCATGCCAGGCTGAGTCCTAAGTGAAAGGAAGTGTGAAAGAATTATGTTGATGTTCACAGAATTTGATATTCTGGTTGTCCTGGAAGTTGTGGTATCCACAAATGAAGTATCCAGATGGAATGAGATAGGCTGAGTCACAGGGGTGGAGCTGACTACAGTTTCCATAGTCCTGGGATTATGTGTTGAAAGGGCACTTGTGCTTTCTTTTTCAGGATGCAACAAAGTGATGATTGTAAGATCTTGTGAAGGGAGAGCTGTTTTCCTGTGACTGGTATACATTTCTGAAAGGTGAACATCTACGGTATTACTTGAGGTCAAGATAGGTATAGTCTGTGGGCTCCCAGGAATGGAAGATGAAACTGAGTCCCCGTTAGGTGGAGTTCCAAGTGGAATCTCTGAAGATGAATGTGTTTGATGGCTGGAGATCTGGGGGATCTCAGAAAATCCTGCATCTGACATTTCCAATGTTGAAATGCCCTGGgagtagaaaataaaacaatttgttGATGGGGACATTTCTGTCACCTCCATAGTTCTAGGAGTTTTTCCTGGGGAGGTGATCATCTGCTCTTCATCAGAAGATAAGGTAGAGAGGCCAGTCTCCAGTTGGGTGGAGACTTGCGCATCTACCTGATGTGTGGAAGATTGAGAAGTATGGATGTCTATGGAGGTAGCAGGCTTGTGGGCAGAGGTGGGCAGTGGCTTGGTCCTATCAATAGCAGAAGTTTCTGTGATGCCAGTAGTCAGACTAACAACATTTTCACTGGCACTGAGGCTATATGGGAAGCTTGGTTCATAGGTAGAAGTCTCCTCTGCCAGAGATATGGATTGAGTCACCACCAGTTCAGACTTAGTTGAAGTCACAGGAGTGGAGGACACACTAGAAATGTTGTCAGGAGGGAGTTTTGAGCAGACAGCAAAGTATGTGGATGGAGTTACTATGGCAGCTGAAGTGGAGAGAAGGGTGGTCTCAGCCTTAGTTGTAACAGGAGTAGGGGTTCTCAGTGAGGGGACTGGATTTTCTGCCAGAGAGGGCACTTCTATGAGTGTCAACCTGGCAGAGGTCATTGTAGTGGTATGAATTGAGTCACTGTGGGTAGGCAGAGTGTCATTGGGTGTAGAAGCAGTCTGAGCCAAAGGTGGTACCAATGCTTTGGTCTTTGTAGCTGATGACAGAGTCAAGACATCTGAGAGCACAGAGATAGACAAAGCCCTGGCCAGTGTAGAGGGCTCAGGCATGATCACCTTGATCTTGTCAGACACCATCATAGAAGTGACAGCAGAGACATTAACTGGCAGTGAGGACATGTGGCTAACAGGTGTAAGAGTTGCTGAGGGAAGAGTAGCTGAAGACCATGGAAGTAAGATACTAGCAGACAAGGACATAGCTGACTTGTCTGTAGGAGTAGTGGTAAAACTAGTCCCAAATATCCTTGTGGTGGAAGCACCCAGGGCTTCAGGGAATGTCTGCGTGTTCCCAGGATTGAGAGATGGATTTGAATTCCCTTCAGGTGTCTCTGAAGTCCAAGGTGTTGAATAGATATGGatggaattaaaaatttctgTAGTTGCATTGTATGAATTCTTAGGTGTGCTATTCATCAGTTTTGTTGAAAGCCAACTTTCTTTCACTTCAATAGTTGCAGGTTTATTGCCTGATGGGGTGGTCAACTTTTCTAtaacaggaaaaggaaaaacagagacagaagcagtTATCATTTGTGCTGATTCATCTGTCGCTTCCAGCATTGTTGAAAATGGAGAAACCTCAGTTATTGCTGATATAGTTGATTTTCCCTTAAGATAAGgggaaattatttcttttgtcaTGGTAGCATTGAGTCTTCGTGTTGTTGCAGATTTTGGCACAGGCACTGTTGTATCTCCAAATGTACTTGTACcatttgtttctgtttgggtAGTCTCAGAAGGGCTGTCTTTAGTAGAAAAATTTGGTTTAACATTAGCAAGGGTAGATATTATGCCTACTGGTGGAACAATGGTCCCTTTTGTTATTAAAGAAAGTTCATTTGCTACTACTGTGGACATAGAGCTGGATTTTAGTGGTAAGGTAGTAAGCTTAAATTCAGGCGTATTAGTcacagatggggttccaggaACTGTGGAGAAATTAGCAAACCATGGAGATGTCAATTTGGATAGAGCCACTGTATATTTGCCTGTTGTAGCATCAATGGTACTGGTAGCCACACCCTCTGTGGATGCTTCTGGTGGGGTGATAATTTTAGTAGCTGTGGATGAATGTTCTGTATTGGTAGTACtcccatgggatgctgatgtaaAATTTTCACTAGGCACAAATGTCAGTAAGTTGGTTGTTTTCATAGATTTCTGGTCTGGTTTGGCAGTCCAGGTAGTCTCATTGGTGGAGAATAGATGGGCATATTCATCAGTTATTGATGTGAGATTTGACTCAGATGCCTTGGATGTGGAAACTGACCTAGAGGAAATCAGAGTAATCATGTGTTCACCACCTGTGATGGTATTCTGGGTATGTATTGGCCTTGTGCTTGTGGGAGAAAGTATAGTTTCAGCCATTGTAGGTGTAAATGGGATTCCAGGACTTAAGGCTATGTGTGTAGGCTCAGAATTAATACCTGGCTGTGAACTCCGTGTTCCTGTGAATGTGGAGGGTGTCACAAAAGAAAGGGCCATAAAAGAGATCTTTTCTGACATGGAGTTAGACATGGCACCCTCCACTGTAGGTGAAGAAATGCCCTGCACATTTACAGTTGTTGATTCTGGCTTAGTTGTTCTTAGGGAAGGTGTGATCTGACTAGGCCTAGTTGGGAGTGTCACCAAATGAACTGAAAATGCTATTTCTGTATCAGCTGTTGCCAAGGTAGATGCTGTCTGATTTCTAGGAAATACAGAATCCCCTAGAGCAACAGTGGAGATGAGCACAGACTCAGATGGGAATGTAGATGCAGTCCCAATGTGAGCAGTTGTAGATGAAGCCTGTTCTACTATTGACCAAGATGTATCCCCAGCAGCTGCAGATGCAAGAAATTCCCATCCAGCTGTGGAGAGTGCTCCAATATCTATGGTTCTATGTTTGGGCCAAGATGTTGTAGATATGGATATTGACTCAATGGTTGAGAATAAAGATGTTGGCCTCATAATGGCTGACTGAAATTCGATTGCTAGAGTTTGGGACATAATTGAATTCTTGATAAATCCAGATGTGGTTGGGAAATTAGTAGCCATAGTTGGATAAAAGGTCTCAGTGTCCATGGCACCAGTCATTTTTGTTGTACTTGCACTTTCTGAAGGTAGAACTATAGTTATTTTTATGGAATTGGTAGTCTTGCCTGTGGAGGTACTCTGGGTAGGTAGAGTGAAGTATGCTGAAGCAAACAAAACTTCTGCTGCCAATGTAGCTGTCTCTACCACAGATGTCTTAAAAAGTTTAGGTGCAGTCATTGTTTCCAGAGATGGAGATGTTGTATAGAAATATGATGTGGTTGTGTAACCATTTGCAAAGACAGGCATGCTTTTAGACATCACTGTGGAGGAACGTGATTCTAGTCCAGTAATTTGGGACAGAGTTGTCAGCTCTACTTGTTGAGAAAGACTTGTACTCATTTCTTGAATTGTCATATTTTCAGAAACAACTGAAAAAATCAGAAAGCATATATTACTTTAAATTCAGCCTTAGAAATCAGGGACAATTCTTTAAGAACAAgctttgtaatttcttttcattttaagtatCACTGATATAATCAAGTCACTTGATTTTGTGGTTTTCCTTAGGGTGATTTTCTACTTTCTGAAATCTCTGTATGTTTCTTATATCAACCTGGTTAAGCGAGTAGTAGGAGTACATCAATTACACAGTATCTCCATAAAATATACAGGCACTCCTAGAAGACAGACATATGCTAGAGTAGTACACTAATTAAGAGGATTAGCTTTGGAAAAAGAACAATTCCTTGAAAGACACAGCTACCAAAAATTACATAAGAAATAGGTAACTGAATAATCTTATACCTATGAAACAAACTAAATTGTGTAATTGAAAATCTTCTGAAAGAGAGGATCAAATAGATGTAATTCTAAACCATGGCTCCATCACTTACTCATTATGTAACCTTGCACTGGTTACTCACCCTCTGTACTTCAACTTCTTCCTCTGTGGTATGAGGATTACAATAACAGCTGCTTTACACAACTGCTGTAAGACTCAAATGAgttaaagtgcataaaatattagaGTAGCACATGgaacacagtaagtgctcaaaaTATAGTGGACTTGACTTTGACTTGGTTAAATTTCTATCACTCATTTAAACACTATAGattgaaaatgcttttatttcgaatcttagaattaaaatttcttgaacatattatacatgtatgtatgtattatatgtaatatgtatataatgtatacatttttacatatttggCATTCTCTTTCCCAAAACGAGGCCATTGAGGATGCTATTTGCTCTATTCAGAAGTCCCTTCAGAGGGCTAACACTGTGGCTTATCAGATTAAGCTGTCAggttccggttcaagtcctggctgctcaacttccaacccagctccctgctaacgcacctgaggtACAGATggatgctcactctctctctgtaactctgattttgaaatacataaataaatctttaaaacagtccTTCCCACCCTTCTCCAACTGATTAACTTTTATTCATTCTACAGATCACAGTTCATGTGTCTCTTCTTCAGGAAAGCCTACCTTCCTTGACCTCTGCAGCTAAATCAAACAGTGTATTCTAGGCTCTTATTGGCATCtcatatctctttttctttttggaaagattcttctatttatttgaaaggtatagttacaaagagatagggagagacagagagagagacagagagatcgtccgtccactggttctctccccagatggacacaatagcccatgctgggccaagctgaagccaggagcttcaccccaatctcccacgtgggtaacagaggcccttggaccatcttcctctgcttttctgaggccattagtaggaagctggattagaagtggagcagctgggacacaaacttaTGCCCATAAGgcatgccagcgtcacaggcaatggtttaatccactaagccacaatgccggccctgtcATACCACTTTTTCATAGTACTTGTCACAGCTACAGTTTTACATGTGTTTGTATGAGTTTATTAATGTCCGTCCTCCTCAGTGGACCATATGGGCAAGGACCTCATCTTTCATTGCTCTCCTCAGTGCCTAGTGCAGTGCCTGGAACATGGTAGATGTTGAATACATATCTCTAAGTTAACGCAGTAATGAAGGCTTAGGCTAGTGTTAGGCAATGTTAAGATCCCTAATCCtacagttttgttttaaagaaagaattgacAAGTTGTGGAACAatgatatttaaaagataaagacaaCAGAGAAATTTCCGAGAACTCAAATATTGCTTTTGGGCAATTCAGAGGATAGTAGTGGTATtcatagaaataagaaaattggaaaggcagCCTCACTTAGAATAAAAATGCCCTGTTCAGATGTGAATAAGAGGAATTTGGGATGGTGGCAGAACAGTAAAATGAAAACGGTGCATAGTAAAATTCAAGGCTGAGTCATAATCTTTCTCTGATTTAAATCACTCACAATGAAATCCTGCATATTGACGTTAGAGAAATTGGAATTTTGATTTATCCACCTGTAAAGCATATTGCCTATGATGCGGGAATAACTGTGGTGGTAGACAACCTACTAACTTGCCTCACTGTCTTGAGCATTAACATTACTCTAAAGTTGCCTATCCAGAAATCCTTAGGTGTGTATAAGATATTCTTTAGAAATTTCTTGTTATAAACAAATGGAATGAGTGATGACCAGAAACCTGCAAATGACTCTACAGATAATCTGATAAAGGtgcacacatttttttaaaaaatttttgacaggcagagtggacagtgagagagagacagagagaaaggtcttcctttaccgttggttcaccctccaatggccgctgcggccggcgcaccacgctgatccgaagccaggagccaggtgcttctcctggtctcccatggggtacagggcccaagctcttgggccatcctccactgcactcccgggccacagcagagagctggactggaagaggggcaaccaggacagaatccagagccctga
Coding sequences within it:
- the ADGRG4 gene encoding adhesion G-protein coupled receptor G4 yields the protein LMPSFLFLSDTVSVKGKKLDFSGRGDKYVSLINTIPELSRFTVCIDLVLMEDNSSYWMAFSYVTNNTFLGREDIDLGLAGDRQQLILYNLGRTFYIHYQLTPSQWHTICLIWDGVKGRLELFLNKEGILLVMDQPQNLTPNGTLILGNFLKNGDSRVKNVVPRFNSSLYYFQLGDCVLENEEFMKCLDGTVVSWEENIWFIHKIIPTVDRMLHCFVSENMTIQEMSTSLSQQVELTTLSQITGLESRSSTVMSKSMPVFANGYTTTSYFYTTSPSLETMTAPKLFKTSVVETATLAAEVLFASAYFTLPTQSTSTGKTTNSIKITIVLPSESASTTKMTGAMDTETFYPTMATNFPTTSGFIKNSIMSQTLAIEFQSAIMRPTSLFSTIESISISTTSWPKHRTIDIGALSTAGWEFLASAAAGDTSWSIVEQASSTTAHIGTASTFPSESVLISTVALGDSVFPRNQTASTLATADTEIAFSVHLVTLPTRPSQITPSLRTTKPESTTVNVQGISSPTVEGAMSNSMSEKISFMALSFVTPSTFTGTRSSQPGINSEPTHIALSPGIPFTPTMAETILSPTSTRPIHTQNTITGGEHMITLISSRSVSTSKASESNLTSITDEYAHLFSTNETTWTAKPDQKSMKTTNLLTFVPSENFTSASHGSTTNTEHSSTATKIITPPEASTEGVATSTIDATTGKYTVALSKLTSPWFANFSTVPGTPSVTNTPEFKLTTLPLKSSSMSTVVANELSLITKGTIVPPVGIISTLANVKPNFSTKDSPSETTQTETNGTSTFGDTTVPVPKSATTRRLNATMTKEIISPYLKGKSTISAITEVSPFSTMLEATDESAQMITASVSVFPFPVIEKLTTPSGNKPATIEVKESWLSTKLMNSTPKNSYNATTEIFNSIHIYSTPWTSETPEGNSNPSLNPGNTQTFPEALGASTTRIFGTSFTTTPTDKSAMSLSASILLPWSSATLPSATLTPVSHMSSLPVNVSAVTSMMVSDKIKVIMPEPSTLARALSISVLSDVLTLSSATKTKALVPPLAQTASTPNDTLPTHSDSIHTTTMTSARLTLIEVPSLAENPVPSLRTPTPVTTKAETTLLSTSAAIVTPSTYFAVCSKLPPDNISSVSSTPVTSTKSELVVTQSISLAEETSTYEPSFPYSLSASENVVSLTTGITETSAIDRTKPLPTSAHKPATSIDIHTSQSSTHQVDAQVSTQLETGLSTLSSDEEQMITSPGKTPRTMEVTEMSPSTNCFIFYSQGISTLEMSDAGFSEIPQISSHQTHSSSEIPLGTPPNGDSVSSSIPGSPQTIPILTSSNTVDVHLSEMYTSHRKTALPSQDLTIITLLHPEKESTSALSTHNPRTMETVVSSTPVTQPISFHLDTSFVDTTTSRTTRISNSVNINIILSHFLSLRTQPGMISVAPSISESTHTFPKPLSPSTTRVSNANFTVITTDGTSSALSIPNVPTTLLGKASKTTSNPIYQMSSLPVNITFLTSKQVSCTTDMLMTKSSKTTHTGCLKSSSIDTSGPMSEMPSVSVNDSTFSSTTVSSDTSSSAGSSSILLSSITPSTTMTIQTSALDVTPLAYAGPTSKSTMTSSAFTASETTEVSSRITAEFLSFSTEPNFPSVKTIPMSTVTEIVTPFVDITASSLLSYKNTEAISSIPKTKFSPLQSTTQQSSPTDEAATAGMLPGIANSSLSTLSNGRITAQRSTYSTMAVLESVLSPTPSDNLHTSLNFQVSPPSPSLTSFKNTPGPTKNIKGATYTTGKMNSLLENTFTAELPKSATSVNIPVSYPPWIPSSATPSSWASFSYSPHSTETEFSITNIFSLLTSEMVELPLLGIIITSNNTQSLPMTLWNTLTTKDFQFPVSTTTYAATTNKVETEPLSLASGSLSTFTASQMDPVFRDVRTVPSILILEIFPTFGLSGGPSLSTSSRTNPTTLADIKNTFEKTITSGTPRTTFSSSSSDATSRSIITKVTTPVLTCILPSFPSGPPLTTVSNAPHVITSTTVEGSKSTFRTSDMIPAHPFANFTTLPFVTKSILLSKTTPTHTMDDITTSVPIFLPMSTKFTDDSVCISTSPEALPRTTVSADHRTLSQSPFFSTMRISPSTTDYPLSFDSMHLPSPTITSAWSRIPAASASRTSIFSKPTPDSPINVTTAIFAATGSSFSLISTGETHNSILTVSPLVFSSFETTWMDSTLSSPSTEALTSLIGTKCTVSFYNVEMSFSIFDEEPRILITSLIHEFAEDWLNSIFQDSEFSLANLAIQIKNKDTCEEEMAIYQAVVSKREWQRMATSSHVPYSCVSQVIIKANSSLAPRELIGRIRSKVHGNRKHGNFTQDELTLLVKSEHVAVRKLEPGKCKAKETASKYKGTYKWLLTNPTETAQTGCIKNEDGSTTRICSISIDTGKSQWEEPKFKQYKLLQGLPDKILDLANITISEENANDVAEHILNLLNKSPPLDEEETKIIVSKVSDISLCEEISMNLTQLMLQIINAVLEKQNDSASDLHEVSNEILRLIERAGHKMEFWGRTANLMVARLALAVQRVDHKFEGVTFSIRSYTEGTDSEIYLGDVPPGKVLASIYLPKSLKKRLRVNNLQTILFNFFGQTSLFKAKNVSKALTTYVVSASISDMSIQNLADPVVITLQHVEGRQKYDQAHCAFWDFEKNDGLGGWNLSGCKVKETNVNYTICQCDHLTHFGVLMDLSRSTVDAMNERILVLITHTGCGISSIFLGITMMTYIIFHKLRKDYPSKILINLCTALLMLNLSFLVNSWFSSFQKVGLCITAAVVLHYFLLASLTWMGLEAVHMYFALVKVFNIYIPNYILKFCLVGWGIPAITVAIILSVRKDLYGILSPATPFCWIKDDSNFYISVVAYFCLIFLLNFSMFCTVLAQLNFMKLQSRKTRRKRILHDLKGTTSLTFLLGLTWGFAFFAWGPVRIFFLYLFAIFNTFQGFLIFVFYCVMKESVREQWQILLCCGRLRLDNCSDGSSRYGINVGYKQKRMKKTSKHRLLTASLNSTATSSTYKSLGSAQGIPLEINFPNEAPNMIVTICNDTAPCIQGMTIEEVKEELNDRQVLPGRNPRGKRRRSGGGAWEQQQVHEAPLRAREAPGTRRPRRPEV